Proteins from a genomic interval of Siniperca chuatsi isolate FFG_IHB_CAS linkage group LG10, ASM2008510v1, whole genome shotgun sequence:
- the LOC122883259 gene encoding microphthalmia-associated transcription factor-like isoform X4: MMLEMLGYQPYEVQTHLENPTKYHIQRSQQQQVKRYLGKLGSQVLSLPCHNQSSDHGGMPPGPGNSAPNSPMALLTLNTNCEKEMDDVIDDIISLESSYSDDILSLMDPGLQMANTIPVPANLMDMYGNQGMSQQGLPISNSCPANLPNIKREYSVSQSPAIMHMLDKSGSCGKFDNYQRPEGFPVEAEVRAMAKERQKKDNHNLIERRRRFNINDRIKELGTLIPKSNDPDMRWNKGTILKASVDYIRKLQREQLRAKELESRQKKLEHANRHLMLRIQELEMQARAHGLAITSSALCSAELGARAIKQETALEDCHQDLYTLHPHHQHHPACTPEPPGTLELNEGHSNFPEGHYSVHSKPASKLNDILMEDTLSPVRGGDPLLSSVSPDASKDSSRKSSVSMDENEQGC, translated from the exons ATGATGCTTGAGATGCTTGGATACCAACCTTATGAG GTCCAGACTCACCTGGAGAACCCAACCAAATACCACATCCAGCgttcccagcagcagcaggtgaagCGGTACCTGGGAAAGCTTGGCTCTCAGGTGTTGAGCTTGCCCTGCCACAACCAGTCCTCTGACCACGGGGGCATGCCGCCAGGGCCGGGCAACAGCGCGCCCAACAGCCCTATGGCCTTACTGACCCTGAACACTAACTGCGAGAAAGAG ATGGATGATGTCATTGATGACATTATTAGTCTGGAGTCCAGTTACAGTGATGATATCCTCAGCCTAATGGACCCAGGACTTCAGATGGCTAACACG ATCCCTGTGCCTGCTAACCTCATGGACATGTATGGTAATCAGGGTATGTCCCAGCAAGGTCTGCCCATCAGCAACTCCTGTCCTGCTAACCTGCCCAACATCAAAAGGGAATACTCTG TTTCACAGTCCCCAGCCATCATGCATATGCTGGATAAGTCTGGATCCTGTGGCAAATTTGACAACTATCAAAGGCCTGAAGGGTTCCCTGTGG AAGCTGAGGTAAGAGCTATGgcaaaagaaagacagaagaaggaTAACCATAATTTGA ttGAGAGAAGACGGCGGTTCAACATCAATGATCGAATCAAGGAATTGGGAACTTTAATTCCAAAATCCAATGACCC GGACATGCGCTGGAACAAAGGCACCATCCTGAAGGCATCAGTGGACTACATCAGGAAGCTACAGCGGGAACAGCTGAGGGCCAAGGAGCTGGAGAGTCGCCAGAAGAAGCTTGAGCATGCCAATCGACATCTGATGTTGAGGATACAG GAGTTAGAGATGCAGGCACGAGCTCACGGTCTGGCCATCACATCTTCAGCACTCTGCTCTGCTGAACTTGGAGCCCGGGCCATTAAGCAGGAGACCGCTCTGGAGGACTGTCACCAGGACCTGTATACACTCCACCCCCATCACCAACACCACCCCGCCTGCACTCCAGAACCACCCGGCACCCTGGAGCTAAACGAAGGCCACTCTAACTTCCCTGAGGGCCACTACAGCGTTCACAGCAAGCCGGCCTCCAAACTCAACGACATCCTCATGGAAGACACCTTATCACCGGTGAGAGGGGGGGACCCTTTGCTTTCGTCCGTCTCCCCAGACGCCTCAAAGGACAGCAGTCGTAAGAGCAGTGTAAGCATGGATGAGAATGAGCAGGGCTGTTAG
- the LOC122883259 gene encoding microphthalmia-associated transcription factor-like isoform X5, producing the protein MMLEMLGYQPYEVQTHLENPTKYHIQRSQQQQVKRYLGKLGSQVLSLPCHNQSSDHGGMPPGPGNSAPNSPMALLTLNTNCEKEMDDVIDDIISLESSYSDDILSLMDPGLQMANTIPVPANLMDMYGNQGMSQQGLPISNSCPANLPNIKREYSVSQSPAIMHMLDKSGSCGKFDNYQRPEGFPVAEVRAMAKERQKKDNHNLIERRRRFNINDRIKELGTLIPKSNDPDMRWNKGTILKASVDYIRKLQREQLRAKELESRQKKLEHANRHLMLRIQELEMQARAHGLAITSSALCSAELGARAIKQETALEDCHQDLYTLHPHHQHHPACTPEPPGTLELNEGHSNFPEGHYSVHSKPASKLNDILMEDTLSPVRGGDPLLSSVSPDASKDSSRKSSVSMDENEQGC; encoded by the exons ATGATGCTTGAGATGCTTGGATACCAACCTTATGAG GTCCAGACTCACCTGGAGAACCCAACCAAATACCACATCCAGCgttcccagcagcagcaggtgaagCGGTACCTGGGAAAGCTTGGCTCTCAGGTGTTGAGCTTGCCCTGCCACAACCAGTCCTCTGACCACGGGGGCATGCCGCCAGGGCCGGGCAACAGCGCGCCCAACAGCCCTATGGCCTTACTGACCCTGAACACTAACTGCGAGAAAGAG ATGGATGATGTCATTGATGACATTATTAGTCTGGAGTCCAGTTACAGTGATGATATCCTCAGCCTAATGGACCCAGGACTTCAGATGGCTAACACG ATCCCTGTGCCTGCTAACCTCATGGACATGTATGGTAATCAGGGTATGTCCCAGCAAGGTCTGCCCATCAGCAACTCCTGTCCTGCTAACCTGCCCAACATCAAAAGGGAATACTCTG TTTCACAGTCCCCAGCCATCATGCATATGCTGGATAAGTCTGGATCCTGTGGCAAATTTGACAACTATCAAAGGCCTGAAGGGTTCCCTGTGG CTGAGGTAAGAGCTATGgcaaaagaaagacagaagaaggaTAACCATAATTTGA ttGAGAGAAGACGGCGGTTCAACATCAATGATCGAATCAAGGAATTGGGAACTTTAATTCCAAAATCCAATGACCC GGACATGCGCTGGAACAAAGGCACCATCCTGAAGGCATCAGTGGACTACATCAGGAAGCTACAGCGGGAACAGCTGAGGGCCAAGGAGCTGGAGAGTCGCCAGAAGAAGCTTGAGCATGCCAATCGACATCTGATGTTGAGGATACAG GAGTTAGAGATGCAGGCACGAGCTCACGGTCTGGCCATCACATCTTCAGCACTCTGCTCTGCTGAACTTGGAGCCCGGGCCATTAAGCAGGAGACCGCTCTGGAGGACTGTCACCAGGACCTGTATACACTCCACCCCCATCACCAACACCACCCCGCCTGCACTCCAGAACCACCCGGCACCCTGGAGCTAAACGAAGGCCACTCTAACTTCCCTGAGGGCCACTACAGCGTTCACAGCAAGCCGGCCTCCAAACTCAACGACATCCTCATGGAAGACACCTTATCACCGGTGAGAGGGGGGGACCCTTTGCTTTCGTCCGTCTCCCCAGACGCCTCAAAGGACAGCAGTCGTAAGAGCAGTGTAAGCATGGATGAGAATGAGCAGGGCTGTTAG
- the LOC122883259 gene encoding microphthalmia-associated transcription factor-like isoform X3 — protein MEAVGVQVYRPCSFDRLGPSDQHGSSKPPLSSSAMTSRILLRQQLMREQLQEQERREQQRQQASQYPQTTAAQTPAINVSVPASLPPAAQVPTEVLKVQTHLENPTKYHIQRSQQQQVKRYLGKLGSQVLSLPCHNQSSDHGGMPPGPGNSAPNSPMALLTLNTNCEKEMDDVIDDIISLESSYSDDILSLMDPGLQMANTIPVPANLMDMYGNQGMSQQGLPISNSCPANLPNIKREYSVSQSPAIMHMLDKSGSCGKFDNYQRPEGFPVEAEVRAMAKERQKKDNHNLIERRRRFNINDRIKELGTLIPKSNDPDMRWNKGTILKASVDYIRKLQREQLRAKELESRQKKLEHANRHLMLRIQELEMQARAHGLAITSSALCSAELGARAIKQETALEDCHQDLYTLHPHHQHHPACTPEPPGTLELNEGHSNFPEGHYSVHSKPASKLNDILMEDTLSPVRGGDPLLSSVSPDASKDSSRKSSVSMDENEQGC, from the exons atggaGGCCGTAGGAGTGCAAGTGTACAGACCCTGCTCATTTGACCGTCT CGGCCCGTCGGACCAGCACGGCTCCTCCAAGCCTCCGCTGAGCTCCTCGGCCATGACATCACGCATCCTGCTGCGGCAACAGCTGATGCGGGAGCAGCTTCAGGAGCAGGAGAGGCGGGAGCAGCAGAGGCAACAGGCCTCCCAGTACCCACAAACCACAGCGGCACAGACCCCTGCCATCAATGTCAGTGTCCCAGCCAGTTTACCACCTGCTGCCCAGGTGCCAACGGAGGTGCTCAAG GTCCAGACTCACCTGGAGAACCCAACCAAATACCACATCCAGCgttcccagcagcagcaggtgaagCGGTACCTGGGAAAGCTTGGCTCTCAGGTGTTGAGCTTGCCCTGCCACAACCAGTCCTCTGACCACGGGGGCATGCCGCCAGGGCCGGGCAACAGCGCGCCCAACAGCCCTATGGCCTTACTGACCCTGAACACTAACTGCGAGAAAGAG ATGGATGATGTCATTGATGACATTATTAGTCTGGAGTCCAGTTACAGTGATGATATCCTCAGCCTAATGGACCCAGGACTTCAGATGGCTAACACG ATCCCTGTGCCTGCTAACCTCATGGACATGTATGGTAATCAGGGTATGTCCCAGCAAGGTCTGCCCATCAGCAACTCCTGTCCTGCTAACCTGCCCAACATCAAAAGGGAATACTCTG TTTCACAGTCCCCAGCCATCATGCATATGCTGGATAAGTCTGGATCCTGTGGCAAATTTGACAACTATCAAAGGCCTGAAGGGTTCCCTGTGG AAGCTGAGGTAAGAGCTATGgcaaaagaaagacagaagaaggaTAACCATAATTTGA ttGAGAGAAGACGGCGGTTCAACATCAATGATCGAATCAAGGAATTGGGAACTTTAATTCCAAAATCCAATGACCC GGACATGCGCTGGAACAAAGGCACCATCCTGAAGGCATCAGTGGACTACATCAGGAAGCTACAGCGGGAACAGCTGAGGGCCAAGGAGCTGGAGAGTCGCCAGAAGAAGCTTGAGCATGCCAATCGACATCTGATGTTGAGGATACAG GAGTTAGAGATGCAGGCACGAGCTCACGGTCTGGCCATCACATCTTCAGCACTCTGCTCTGCTGAACTTGGAGCCCGGGCCATTAAGCAGGAGACCGCTCTGGAGGACTGTCACCAGGACCTGTATACACTCCACCCCCATCACCAACACCACCCCGCCTGCACTCCAGAACCACCCGGCACCCTGGAGCTAAACGAAGGCCACTCTAACTTCCCTGAGGGCCACTACAGCGTTCACAGCAAGCCGGCCTCCAAACTCAACGACATCCTCATGGAAGACACCTTATCACCGGTGAGAGGGGGGGACCCTTTGCTTTCGTCCGTCTCCCCAGACGCCTCAAAGGACAGCAGTCGTAAGAGCAGTGTAAGCATGGATGAGAATGAGCAGGGCTGTTAG
- the LOC122883259 gene encoding microphthalmia-associated transcription factor-like isoform X2, whose product MQSESGIVPDFEVGEEFQEEPKTYYELKSQPLKNSGPSDQHGSSKPPLSSSAMTSRILLRQQLMREQLQEQERREQQRQQASQYPQTTAAQTPAINVSVPASLPPAAQVPTEVLKVQTHLENPTKYHIQRSQQQQVKRYLGKLGSQVLSLPCHNQSSDHGGMPPGPGNSAPNSPMALLTLNTNCEKEMDDVIDDIISLESSYSDDILSLMDPGLQMANTIPVPANLMDMYGNQGMSQQGLPISNSCPANLPNIKREYSVSQSPAIMHMLDKSGSCGKFDNYQRPEGFPVAEVRAMAKERQKKDNHNLIERRRRFNINDRIKELGTLIPKSNDPDMRWNKGTILKASVDYIRKLQREQLRAKELESRQKKLEHANRHLMLRIQELEMQARAHGLAITSSALCSAELGARAIKQETALEDCHQDLYTLHPHHQHHPACTPEPPGTLELNEGHSNFPEGHYSVHSKPASKLNDILMEDTLSPVRGGDPLLSSVSPDASKDSSRKSSVSMDENEQGC is encoded by the exons ATGCAGTCCGAATCGGGAATAGTTCCCGACTTCGAGGTTGGAGAGGAGTTTCAAGAGGAACCTAAAACGTATTACGAATTGAAGAGTCAACCCTTGAAAAACAG CGGCCCGTCGGACCAGCACGGCTCCTCCAAGCCTCCGCTGAGCTCCTCGGCCATGACATCACGCATCCTGCTGCGGCAACAGCTGATGCGGGAGCAGCTTCAGGAGCAGGAGAGGCGGGAGCAGCAGAGGCAACAGGCCTCCCAGTACCCACAAACCACAGCGGCACAGACCCCTGCCATCAATGTCAGTGTCCCAGCCAGTTTACCACCTGCTGCCCAGGTGCCAACGGAGGTGCTCAAG GTCCAGACTCACCTGGAGAACCCAACCAAATACCACATCCAGCgttcccagcagcagcaggtgaagCGGTACCTGGGAAAGCTTGGCTCTCAGGTGTTGAGCTTGCCCTGCCACAACCAGTCCTCTGACCACGGGGGCATGCCGCCAGGGCCGGGCAACAGCGCGCCCAACAGCCCTATGGCCTTACTGACCCTGAACACTAACTGCGAGAAAGAG ATGGATGATGTCATTGATGACATTATTAGTCTGGAGTCCAGTTACAGTGATGATATCCTCAGCCTAATGGACCCAGGACTTCAGATGGCTAACACG ATCCCTGTGCCTGCTAACCTCATGGACATGTATGGTAATCAGGGTATGTCCCAGCAAGGTCTGCCCATCAGCAACTCCTGTCCTGCTAACCTGCCCAACATCAAAAGGGAATACTCTG TTTCACAGTCCCCAGCCATCATGCATATGCTGGATAAGTCTGGATCCTGTGGCAAATTTGACAACTATCAAAGGCCTGAAGGGTTCCCTGTGG CTGAGGTAAGAGCTATGgcaaaagaaagacagaagaaggaTAACCATAATTTGA ttGAGAGAAGACGGCGGTTCAACATCAATGATCGAATCAAGGAATTGGGAACTTTAATTCCAAAATCCAATGACCC GGACATGCGCTGGAACAAAGGCACCATCCTGAAGGCATCAGTGGACTACATCAGGAAGCTACAGCGGGAACAGCTGAGGGCCAAGGAGCTGGAGAGTCGCCAGAAGAAGCTTGAGCATGCCAATCGACATCTGATGTTGAGGATACAG GAGTTAGAGATGCAGGCACGAGCTCACGGTCTGGCCATCACATCTTCAGCACTCTGCTCTGCTGAACTTGGAGCCCGGGCCATTAAGCAGGAGACCGCTCTGGAGGACTGTCACCAGGACCTGTATACACTCCACCCCCATCACCAACACCACCCCGCCTGCACTCCAGAACCACCCGGCACCCTGGAGCTAAACGAAGGCCACTCTAACTTCCCTGAGGGCCACTACAGCGTTCACAGCAAGCCGGCCTCCAAACTCAACGACATCCTCATGGAAGACACCTTATCACCGGTGAGAGGGGGGGACCCTTTGCTTTCGTCCGTCTCCCCAGACGCCTCAAAGGACAGCAGTCGTAAGAGCAGTGTAAGCATGGATGAGAATGAGCAGGGCTGTTAG
- the LOC122883259 gene encoding microphthalmia-associated transcription factor-like isoform X1, whose translation MQSESGIVPDFEVGEEFQEEPKTYYELKSQPLKNSGPSDQHGSSKPPLSSSAMTSRILLRQQLMREQLQEQERREQQRQQASQYPQTTAAQTPAINVSVPASLPPAAQVPTEVLKVQTHLENPTKYHIQRSQQQQVKRYLGKLGSQVLSLPCHNQSSDHGGMPPGPGNSAPNSPMALLTLNTNCEKEMDDVIDDIISLESSYSDDILSLMDPGLQMANTIPVPANLMDMYGNQGMSQQGLPISNSCPANLPNIKREYSVSQSPAIMHMLDKSGSCGKFDNYQRPEGFPVEAEVRAMAKERQKKDNHNLIERRRRFNINDRIKELGTLIPKSNDPDMRWNKGTILKASVDYIRKLQREQLRAKELESRQKKLEHANRHLMLRIQELEMQARAHGLAITSSALCSAELGARAIKQETALEDCHQDLYTLHPHHQHHPACTPEPPGTLELNEGHSNFPEGHYSVHSKPASKLNDILMEDTLSPVRGGDPLLSSVSPDASKDSSRKSSVSMDENEQGC comes from the exons ATGCAGTCCGAATCGGGAATAGTTCCCGACTTCGAGGTTGGAGAGGAGTTTCAAGAGGAACCTAAAACGTATTACGAATTGAAGAGTCAACCCTTGAAAAACAG CGGCCCGTCGGACCAGCACGGCTCCTCCAAGCCTCCGCTGAGCTCCTCGGCCATGACATCACGCATCCTGCTGCGGCAACAGCTGATGCGGGAGCAGCTTCAGGAGCAGGAGAGGCGGGAGCAGCAGAGGCAACAGGCCTCCCAGTACCCACAAACCACAGCGGCACAGACCCCTGCCATCAATGTCAGTGTCCCAGCCAGTTTACCACCTGCTGCCCAGGTGCCAACGGAGGTGCTCAAG GTCCAGACTCACCTGGAGAACCCAACCAAATACCACATCCAGCgttcccagcagcagcaggtgaagCGGTACCTGGGAAAGCTTGGCTCTCAGGTGTTGAGCTTGCCCTGCCACAACCAGTCCTCTGACCACGGGGGCATGCCGCCAGGGCCGGGCAACAGCGCGCCCAACAGCCCTATGGCCTTACTGACCCTGAACACTAACTGCGAGAAAGAG ATGGATGATGTCATTGATGACATTATTAGTCTGGAGTCCAGTTACAGTGATGATATCCTCAGCCTAATGGACCCAGGACTTCAGATGGCTAACACG ATCCCTGTGCCTGCTAACCTCATGGACATGTATGGTAATCAGGGTATGTCCCAGCAAGGTCTGCCCATCAGCAACTCCTGTCCTGCTAACCTGCCCAACATCAAAAGGGAATACTCTG TTTCACAGTCCCCAGCCATCATGCATATGCTGGATAAGTCTGGATCCTGTGGCAAATTTGACAACTATCAAAGGCCTGAAGGGTTCCCTGTGG AAGCTGAGGTAAGAGCTATGgcaaaagaaagacagaagaaggaTAACCATAATTTGA ttGAGAGAAGACGGCGGTTCAACATCAATGATCGAATCAAGGAATTGGGAACTTTAATTCCAAAATCCAATGACCC GGACATGCGCTGGAACAAAGGCACCATCCTGAAGGCATCAGTGGACTACATCAGGAAGCTACAGCGGGAACAGCTGAGGGCCAAGGAGCTGGAGAGTCGCCAGAAGAAGCTTGAGCATGCCAATCGACATCTGATGTTGAGGATACAG GAGTTAGAGATGCAGGCACGAGCTCACGGTCTGGCCATCACATCTTCAGCACTCTGCTCTGCTGAACTTGGAGCCCGGGCCATTAAGCAGGAGACCGCTCTGGAGGACTGTCACCAGGACCTGTATACACTCCACCCCCATCACCAACACCACCCCGCCTGCACTCCAGAACCACCCGGCACCCTGGAGCTAAACGAAGGCCACTCTAACTTCCCTGAGGGCCACTACAGCGTTCACAGCAAGCCGGCCTCCAAACTCAACGACATCCTCATGGAAGACACCTTATCACCGGTGAGAGGGGGGGACCCTTTGCTTTCGTCCGTCTCCCCAGACGCCTCAAAGGACAGCAGTCGTAAGAGCAGTGTAAGCATGGATGAGAATGAGCAGGGCTGTTAG